In Diaphorobacter ruginosibacter, the genomic stretch GCGCGGCGTGCACACCGGCCAGAGTCTGCAGGCCTGCAGGCACTCCCGCAAGCAGGCTGCGCACGATGCGCACATCGGCCAGGTCCACGCTGGGGTTCTGTACGTCCGCCACGCGCAGGCATTCGAGCGCAAGCAGGACGGATTCGATGTCGGCCTCGATGCCTGCATGGCCGTAGATTTCCGCACCGAACTGGAGCGGCTCGCGCGTTGCATGGGGACGATCGGGCAAGGCATGCAGCACCGGGCCGCAATAGCACAGCCGCGTCACGCCCTTGCGGTTCAGCAGATGGGCGTCGATGCGGGCAACTTGTTGGGTGGTATCGGCACGCACTCCCAGGGAACGGCCGGAGAGCTGATCGACCAGCTTGAACGTCTGCAGGTCCAGCGCCTCGCCGGTGCCGGTCAGCAACGAGTCCAAATGCTCCAGCAACGGCGGCATCACCAGCTCATACCCGTAGCTACGGGCTGTATCTAGCAATCCACGGCGAAGTTCTTCAATGCGCCGGGCCTCGGAGGGCAGAACATCGGCGACGTGATCCGGCAGGACCCAAGCAGACATGGGAAATGGGGTGCTGTTAAAACCGTGATTCTACCGGACTGCTTTGAATCAAGCAGCATCGTTCGGGTCATCCACTAGAGCAGCAGGAGAATCACCAGACCTGCAGCGATGGCAATCAGCCCAAAAAACCGGATCTGTCCGTCGCGCAGCTGGGCGATCTGCATCATGGCGCGACGCCAGCTTGCGGGAGAGAAAAAGGGGAGCAAGCCCTCCAACATCAGCAGCAGTGCCAATGCTGTCCAGAGGGCTTGCGACCAGTCCATTTAACCGAGGTGTGCGTTCGGGTATCGAGGACCGCGCATCACTGCCTGCCGCGCGTCGCGGTGGCCGTTGGTGCCACCAGGTTCTTGAAGAATTCCGTGGACGATGGATCGATCACCATCACATCGCTCTTCTTGCTGAAGCTCGACTTGTAGGCATCGAGGCTGCGATAGAACTGGGCAAAGTTGGGGTCTCGGCCGAATGCCTCGGCATACACACGGGCAGCCTGCGCATCGCCATCGCCCTTCACCTTCTGCGCATCGCGATAGGCATTGGCAACGATCACGTCGCGCTGCTTGTCTGCGTCGGCACGGATCTTCTCGGCCTCGGCGGCCCCCGTGGAGCGCAGCTCGTTGGCGACCCGCTGGCGCTCCGCCTCCATGCGACCATAGACCGACGCGGTGATGGCCTCCACATAGTCAATACGCGTGATGCGCACGTCGACGA encodes the following:
- a CDS encoding DUF2065 domain-containing protein, encoding MDWSQALWTALALLLMLEGLLPFFSPASWRRAMMQIAQLRDGQIRFFGLIAIAAGLVILLLL